A stretch of the Leopardus geoffroyi isolate Oge1 chromosome B2, O.geoffroyi_Oge1_pat1.0, whole genome shotgun sequence genome encodes the following:
- the SLC22A7 gene encoding solute carrier family 22 member 7 isoform X2, whose product MRFEELLDQVGGFGPFQLWNVALLALPRVLLPMNFLLPIFLAAVPAHRCALPGAPANFSHQDAWLEAHLPREPDGTLSSCLYFNHSQALPNTTLWGAGQSPGQLEGEPSTMPCPQGWEYDRSEFSSTIATEWDLVCEQKGLNKATSTFFFAGVLVGAVAFGYLSDRFGRRRLLLVAYVSSLVLGLVSAASVSYIMFVITRTLTGTALAGFTIIVMPLELEWLDVEHRTVAGVLSNTFWTGGVMLLALVGYLIRDWRWLLLAVTLPCAPGILSLWWVPESARWLLTQGRVEEAHRYLLRCARINGRPVGEDSLSREALSKVAARERVVRRPSYLDLFRTPRLRHISLCCMVMWFGVNFSYYGLSLDVSGLGLNVYQTQLLFGAVEVPSKLLVYLSVRHAGRRLTQAGTLLGAALAFGARLLVTSEMGSWSTALAVMGKGFSEAAFTTAYLFTSELYPTVLRQTGMGLTALVGRLGGSLAPLAALLDGVWLSLPMLTYGGIALLAACTALLLPETKQAQLPETIQDVERSALSRLQKEEMPMKQIQN is encoded by the exons atGAGATTTGAAGAGCTGCTAGATCAGGTGGGAGGCTTTGGGCCTTTCCAACTGTGGAATGTGGCACTGCTGGCCCTGCCCCGAGTGCTGCTGCCCATGAACTTTCTCCTGCCCATCTTCTTGGCTGCTGTACCTGCCCACCGCTGTGCCCTCCCTGGTGCCCCGGCCAACTTCAGCCACCAGGACGCTTGGCTGGAGGCCCACCTGCCCCGGGAGCCCGATGGCACCCTCAGCTCCTGCCTCTACTTCAATCACTCCCAGGCCCTCCCCAACACCACATTATGGGGAGCGGGGCAGAGCCCTGGGCAGCTGGAGGGTGAGCCTTCCACAATGCCCTGTCCTCAGGGCTGGGAGTACGACCGCTCGGAGTTCTCCTCCACCATTGCAACCGAG TGGGACCTCGTGTGTGAGCAGAAAGGCCTGAACAAAGCCACGTCCACCTTCTTCTTTGCTGGTGTGCTTGTGGGGGCTGTGGCCTTCGGATACCTGTCTGACAG GTTTGGGCGGCGCCGTCTACTGCTGGTGGCCTATGTGAGTTCCCTGGTGCTAGGCCTGGTGTCTGCAGCCTCAGTCAGTTACATCATGTTTGTCATCACCCGCACCCTCACTGGCACAGCTCTGGCTGGCTTCACCATCATCGTGATGCCACTGG aACTGGAATGGCTGGACGTGGAACACCGCACCGTGGCAGGTGTCCTGAGCAACACCTTCTGGACAGGGGGTGTGATGCTGTTGGCACTGGTCGGGTACCTGATACGGGACTGGCGATGGCTTCTGCTGGCTGTCACTCTGCCTTGTGCCCCAGGGATCCTCAGCCTCTG GTGGGTGCCTGAGTCTGCACGCTGGCTTCTGACCCAGGGCCGTGTGGAGGAGGCCCACAGGTACCTACTCCGCTGTGCCAGGATCAATGGGCGGCCTGTGGGTGAGGACAGCCTGAGCCGGGAG gCCCTGAGCAAAGTGGCTGCCAGAGAGCGAGTGGTCCGCAGACCCTCGTACCTAGACCTATTCCGGACCCCAAGGCTCCGACATATCTCGCTATGCTGCATGGTGATGTG GTTTGGAGTAAACTTCTCCTATTATGGCCTGAGCCTGGACGTGTCGGGGCTGGGGCTGAACGTGTACCAAACGCAGCTGCTGTTCGGGGCCGTGGAGGTGCCCTCCAAGCTGCTGGTCTACCTGTCGGTGCGCCACGCAGGACGCCGTCTCACGCAAGCAGGAACGCTGCTGGGTGCCGCCCTTGCTTTTGGTGCCAGACTGCTGGTGACCTCGG AGATGGGGTCTTGGAGCACCGCCTTAGCAGTGATGGGAAAAGGTTTTTCTGAAGCTGCCTTCACCACAGCCTATCTGTTCACATCGGAGTTGTACCCTACCGTGCTCAG ACAGACAGGAATGGGGCTGACTGCACTGGTGGGCCGGCTGGGGGGCTCTTTGGCTCCACTGGCAGCCTTGCTGGATGGAGTATGGCTGTCACTACCCATGCTCACTTACGGGGGGATCGCCTTGCTGGCTGCCTGCACTGCCCTCCTGCTACCAGAGACGAAGCAAGCACAGCTGCCAGAGACCATCCAGGATGTGGAGAGGAG TGCCCTGTCTAGGCTTCAGAAGGAAGAGATGCCCATGAAGCAGATCCAGAACTGA
- the SLC22A7 gene encoding solute carrier family 22 member 7 isoform X1: protein MRFEELLDQVGGFGPFQLWNVALLALPRVLLPMNFLLPIFLAAVPAHRCALPGAPANFSHQDAWLEAHLPREPDGTLSSCLYFNHSQALPNTTLWGAGQSPGQLEGEPSTMPCPQGWEYDRSEFSSTIATEWDLVCEQKGLNKATSTFFFAGVLVGAVAFGYLSDRFGRRRLLLVAYVSSLVLGLVSAASVSYIMFVITRTLTGTALAGFTIIVMPLELEWLDVEHRTVAGVLSNTFWTGGVMLLALVGYLIRDWRWLLLAVTLPCAPGILSLWWVPESARWLLTQGRVEEAHRYLLRCARINGRPVGEDSLSREALSKVAARERVVRRPSYLDLFRTPRLRHISLCCMVMWFGVNFSYYGLSLDVSGLGLNVYQTQLLFGAVEVPSKLLVYLSVRHAGRRLTQAGTLLGAALAFGARLLVTSEMGSWSTALAVMGKGFSEAAFTTAYLFTSELYPTVLRQTGMGLTALVGRLGGSLAPLAALLDGVWLSLPMLTYGGIALLAACTALLLPETKQAQLPETIQDVERRCPRLSRKRWMCAPLHVCLHIRDAYKHVCQSLAEVYMFVYQQLGRGIGQP, encoded by the exons atGAGATTTGAAGAGCTGCTAGATCAGGTGGGAGGCTTTGGGCCTTTCCAACTGTGGAATGTGGCACTGCTGGCCCTGCCCCGAGTGCTGCTGCCCATGAACTTTCTCCTGCCCATCTTCTTGGCTGCTGTACCTGCCCACCGCTGTGCCCTCCCTGGTGCCCCGGCCAACTTCAGCCACCAGGACGCTTGGCTGGAGGCCCACCTGCCCCGGGAGCCCGATGGCACCCTCAGCTCCTGCCTCTACTTCAATCACTCCCAGGCCCTCCCCAACACCACATTATGGGGAGCGGGGCAGAGCCCTGGGCAGCTGGAGGGTGAGCCTTCCACAATGCCCTGTCCTCAGGGCTGGGAGTACGACCGCTCGGAGTTCTCCTCCACCATTGCAACCGAG TGGGACCTCGTGTGTGAGCAGAAAGGCCTGAACAAAGCCACGTCCACCTTCTTCTTTGCTGGTGTGCTTGTGGGGGCTGTGGCCTTCGGATACCTGTCTGACAG GTTTGGGCGGCGCCGTCTACTGCTGGTGGCCTATGTGAGTTCCCTGGTGCTAGGCCTGGTGTCTGCAGCCTCAGTCAGTTACATCATGTTTGTCATCACCCGCACCCTCACTGGCACAGCTCTGGCTGGCTTCACCATCATCGTGATGCCACTGG aACTGGAATGGCTGGACGTGGAACACCGCACCGTGGCAGGTGTCCTGAGCAACACCTTCTGGACAGGGGGTGTGATGCTGTTGGCACTGGTCGGGTACCTGATACGGGACTGGCGATGGCTTCTGCTGGCTGTCACTCTGCCTTGTGCCCCAGGGATCCTCAGCCTCTG GTGGGTGCCTGAGTCTGCACGCTGGCTTCTGACCCAGGGCCGTGTGGAGGAGGCCCACAGGTACCTACTCCGCTGTGCCAGGATCAATGGGCGGCCTGTGGGTGAGGACAGCCTGAGCCGGGAG gCCCTGAGCAAAGTGGCTGCCAGAGAGCGAGTGGTCCGCAGACCCTCGTACCTAGACCTATTCCGGACCCCAAGGCTCCGACATATCTCGCTATGCTGCATGGTGATGTG GTTTGGAGTAAACTTCTCCTATTATGGCCTGAGCCTGGACGTGTCGGGGCTGGGGCTGAACGTGTACCAAACGCAGCTGCTGTTCGGGGCCGTGGAGGTGCCCTCCAAGCTGCTGGTCTACCTGTCGGTGCGCCACGCAGGACGCCGTCTCACGCAAGCAGGAACGCTGCTGGGTGCCGCCCTTGCTTTTGGTGCCAGACTGCTGGTGACCTCGG AGATGGGGTCTTGGAGCACCGCCTTAGCAGTGATGGGAAAAGGTTTTTCTGAAGCTGCCTTCACCACAGCCTATCTGTTCACATCGGAGTTGTACCCTACCGTGCTCAG ACAGACAGGAATGGGGCTGACTGCACTGGTGGGCCGGCTGGGGGGCTCTTTGGCTCCACTGGCAGCCTTGCTGGATGGAGTATGGCTGTCACTACCCATGCTCACTTACGGGGGGATCGCCTTGCTGGCTGCCTGCACTGCCCTCCTGCTACCAGAGACGAAGCAAGCACAGCTGCCAGAGACCATCCAGGATGTGGAGAGGAG aTGTCCAAGATTGTCCAGGAAGAGGTGGATGTGTGCACCCCTTCACGTATGCCTGCACATCAGAGATGCATACAAGCATGTGTGCCAGTCACTGGCAGAAGTATACATGTTTGTTTACCAGCAGCTGGGGAGAGGCATAGGCCAGCCATGA
- the CRIP3 gene encoding cysteine-rich protein 3 isoform X1, with translation MSWTCPRCQQPVFFAEKVSSLGKNWHRFCLKCERCHSVLSPGGHAEHNGRPYCHKPCYGALFGPRGVNIGGVGSYLYNSPTPTPASTTPLSPSSFSPPRPRTGLPQGKKSHPHMKTFTGETSLCPGCEEPVYFAEKVMSLGRNWHRPCLRCQRCRKTLTAGSHAEVNRHDGVPYCHIPCYGYLFGPKGVNIGDVGCYIYDPVEIKSK, from the exons ATGAGCTGGACCTGCCCGCGTTGCCAGCAACCCGTTTTCTTCG CGGAGAAGGTGAGCTCCCTGGGCAAGAACTGGCATCGCTTCTGCCTGAAATGTGAGCGCTGCCACAGCGTCCTGTCCCCAGGAGGGCATGCAGAG CACAACGGGAGGCCGTATTGCCACAAGCCATGCTATGGGGCTCTCTTCGGACCCAGGG GGGTGAACATTGGTGGTGTGGGCTCCTACCTCTACaactcccccactcccacccctgccagcaCCACTCCCCTCAGCCCCAGCAGCTTTAGCCCCCCCAGGCCCAGGACTGGCCTCCCCCAGGGCAAGAAAA GCCATCCCCACATGAAGACATTCACTGGAGAGACTTCACTGTGCCCTGGCTGCGAAGAACCTGTCTATTTTG CTGAGAAGGTGATGTCTTTGGGCAGAAATTGGCACCGACCCTGTCTGAGGTGCCAGCGCTGCCGGAAGACCCTTACTGCTGGGAGTCATGCTGAGGTGAACAGG CATGACGGCGTCCCCTACTGCCACATCCCCTGCTACGGCTACCTGTTTGGCCCCAAAG gtGTGAACATTGGTGATGTGGGCTGCTACATCTATGATCCTGTGGAGATAAAATCCAAATGA
- the CRIP3 gene encoding cysteine-rich protein 3 isoform X2, with translation MSWTCPRCQQPVFFAEKVSSLGKNWHRFCLKCERCHSVLSPGGHAEHNGRPYCHKPCYGALFGPRGVNIGGVGSYLYNSPTPTPASTTPLSPSSFSPPRPRTGLPQGKKSHPHMKTFTGETSLCPGCEEPVYFAEKVMSLGRNWHRPCLRCQRCRKTLTAGSHAEHDGVPYCHIPCYGYLFGPKGVNIGDVGCYIYDPVEIKSK, from the exons ATGAGCTGGACCTGCCCGCGTTGCCAGCAACCCGTTTTCTTCG CGGAGAAGGTGAGCTCCCTGGGCAAGAACTGGCATCGCTTCTGCCTGAAATGTGAGCGCTGCCACAGCGTCCTGTCCCCAGGAGGGCATGCAGAG CACAACGGGAGGCCGTATTGCCACAAGCCATGCTATGGGGCTCTCTTCGGACCCAGGG GGGTGAACATTGGTGGTGTGGGCTCCTACCTCTACaactcccccactcccacccctgccagcaCCACTCCCCTCAGCCCCAGCAGCTTTAGCCCCCCCAGGCCCAGGACTGGCCTCCCCCAGGGCAAGAAAA GCCATCCCCACATGAAGACATTCACTGGAGAGACTTCACTGTGCCCTGGCTGCGAAGAACCTGTCTATTTTG CTGAGAAGGTGATGTCTTTGGGCAGAAATTGGCACCGACCCTGTCTGAGGTGCCAGCGCTGCCGGAAGACCCTTACTGCTGGGAGTCATGCTGAG CATGACGGCGTCCCCTACTGCCACATCCCCTGCTACGGCTACCTGTTTGGCCCCAAAG gtGTGAACATTGGTGATGTGGGCTGCTACATCTATGATCCTGTGGAGATAAAATCCAAATGA